A genomic segment from Chanos chanos chromosome 2, fChaCha1.1, whole genome shotgun sequence encodes:
- the LOC115804981 gene encoding aryl-hydrocarbon-interacting protein-like 1 translates to MEETYLLNHPGVKKKILHGGQGPMPHFPPGTKLVFHFQTLKDNFERTVIDDSRKNKRPTEIFVGKMFKMEVWEVLLTSMRIGEVAEFWCDDIHTGLYPIVSKGMRLAAQGKDPLEGQKHMCGMGNMFHYHSTGFPELDELMREPQPLIFIMELISVGDPFSYKRESWMMEKDEKLEAVPPLHLQGNALVKQGRFREAADKYQEAVLLLRTVQSREMPGHEDYINLGKLIIPLVLNYCQCMLELEEYYEVIEHTTELLEKHKDNLKAVYQRARAHSALCNEEEARQDFTKLTHLDPKFKPIVKEEMKKLGENIRAKHVREKKNYWTTTQEKWNNKAQAATKSNKMEKKKGVKWADENKTLENTTGELHDAANQPGTGNKGQSGLTARDKQEISGTPGNQDGEGRSSEKKGETAQVSKKATEESGNGTGDKELLSTAMEQANQITGDISLTCNITENVNIPVESTNKDAEAEGTDKDRLAEQGDRTEVNDENNKEVRGNKKEEKPPQTKSQSSSLPAKPEKSTKTSKRKQKKKK, encoded by the exons atggagGAGACGTATCTGCTCAACCATCCCGGTGTAAAGAAGAAAATCTTGCACGGAGGCCAGGGTCCCATGCCCCACTTCCCTCCAGGAACGAAG CTGGTGTTCCATTTCCAAACTCTGAAGGACAACTTTGAGCGAACAGTGATTGATGACAGCCGCAAAAACAAGAGGCCCACCGAGATTTTCGTagggaaaatgtttaaaatggagGTGTGGGAGGTTCTGCTGACATCAATGAGGATCGGTGAGGTGGCCGAGTTCTGGTGCGATGATATT cACACAGGCTTGTACCCCATCGTGTCTAAAGGAATGAGGCTGGCAGCTCAAGGGAAAGACCCTCTGGAGGGGCAGAAACACATGTGTGGGATGGGGAACATGTTCCATTACCACTCCACAGGTTTCCCTGAACTTGATGAGCTTATGAGAGAACCGCAGCCTCTAATCTTTATTATGGAGCTAATCTCG GTGGGCGACCCTTTCTCGTACAAGCGGGAGTCGTGGATGATGGAGAAAGATGAAAAGCTTGAGGCCGTGCCCCCGCTGCACCTCCAGGGCAACGCGCTGGTGAAGCAGGGGCGATTCCGCGAAGCCGCTGATAAGTACCAGGAGGCTGTGCTCCTGCTGCGTACTGTGCAGTCCAGG GAAATGCCAGGTCATGAGGACTACATTAACCTGGGCAAGCTCATTATCCCCCTGGTACTGAATTACTGCCAGTGTATGCTGGAACTGGAGGAGTACTATGAGGTGATAGAGCACACTACAGAGCTACTGGAGAAGCACAAAG ATAATCTGAAGGCAGTGTATCAGCGTGCCCGGGCTCACTCTGCGCTTTGCAATGAGGAAGAAGCTCGCCAAGACTTCACCAAATTGACACATCTGGACCCCAAATTCAAACCCATTGTCaaggaggagatgaagaaacTAGGCGAGAACATCAGGGCCAAACATGTTCGTGAGAAGAAGAACTACTGGACCACCACACAGGAGAAATGGAACAATAAAGCTCAGGCAGCcacaaaaagcaacaaaatggagaagaagaaagggGTGAAGTGGGCAGATGAGAACAAGACATTGGAGAACACCACTGGAGAACTACATGATGCAGCCAACCAGCCAGGCACTGGGAACAAGGGACAAAGTGGATTAACTGCCCGTGACAAACAAGAGATAAGTGGAACGCCTGGTAACCAGGATGGTGAAGGTCgcagttctgaaaaaaaaggagagactgCTCAGGTCTCTAAAAAGGCCACAGAAGAGTCAGGTAATGGAACGGGGGATAAAGAACTTCTGAGTACTGCAATGGAGCAAGCCAATCAGATCACAGGTGATATTAGTTTGACCTGTAACATCACAGAGAATGTTAATATTCCTGTAGAATCCACCAATAAGGATGCAGAGGCAGAGGGAACAGATAAGGATAGGTTAGCCGAACAGGGTGATAGAACTGAAGTAAATGATGAGAACAATAAGGAGGTTAGAGGGaataagaaagaggaaaaacctCCTCAAACCAAATCTCAGTCGAGCTCACTACCTGCAAAACCTGAAAAATCCACCAAAACCTCCAAacgcaaacaaaaaaagaagaaataa